ACTGATCCCAGTACAGGGAGATCTGAGGCCAAAATCAGGAGGAAGTTCAAAAGGACGTTGGACAGATCCACAAAGGATGGAGTCCATTGGTGGCTTTTAAATCCTGTCAGGCAGATGCAATTTCCAGCACAGATGTGCTGTTGCTACTCGTCTCTAGTGCAGGTTGGGAATGGTCCTTCTGAGGCATGTCCCCAAGCAAATGCTGATGATCTGTTGGGAATGGGATGCTGAGATGTGTCTGATCCAGCCCTCTTGGGCTGCTCTGCCATCAGTCTACAGGCAGCCACGTGTTTTCTGAGTAATTGTGGACAAAACTCTTCTTGCATTTTCCCCTTTGGGATCCTAGGGTAGTAACACACTATGATGCACTATGGAAAAGAGCTCAGGAAGCTGTGACATAGATAAAACATTTGTTacaatgattttatttttctttttactctgtATCAAGATGGTACAGTTGTGTGCTGGTAAAACATCGCAATGCAGTTTCTAAAAGgaaggttggatattaggaagaacttctctgaaagagtggttgggcactggaatgggctgccagggaggtggggggtgtTCAGAaagtgtggagatgtggcactgagcgATGTGGGTTAGTGGGCCGTGTTAGTGGTAGACAGTTGGAGtggatggtcttggaggtcttttctaatcttAGAGAGTCTATGGTTCTAGATGTTAAAATATGGATGCTCTGCATGCTTGGGCTTATAAAAAGCAGGGTGGACTCATAAGTAAAGTGTTATTACATGAACTAAAGCATTGTGAGCCCTCTTTCCTTCATGGTTTAATGTGGTTTCTTATTATGAGTATCTAGGGTGCTGGTTGGACCCtatgatctttgtggtcttttccaaccattatgattctatgatgaagCAGATGCCAGAGCCATTCTGGGCTGTGTTTGCTGATGATGTGAGACTGAGTGCTTTGGCTTCCCCTTGGTATGTGAAGATGCTTTGTGTTTGTCACCTCTATAGGTCCAGAAGGACAAAGCAGAGGGTGGAGGAGGTGAGAAGAGCTGGGTGTTATCCCAGCTTTTATGCCAGCTGATTTTGAAGTGGCTGGATTAGGTAGAGGTCTTGAGGTGGAGCTGATATGTGCCACATAGGGTGGTTCTGCTGTCGGAAGAAGTGGTCAAATCCAGCAGTAGATAGGCTGCGTGCTAGCAGCTGAATGAGTAATGTACCACATGACAAATGATGTGAAAGATGATATGGCAAGGATGATTACTGAAATGGCAGGATCTCTGCGGGAAATTAGGGTGGCCATAAAAAAAGAGGCGAGGTATTTTTGAAAGCGGTCCTGAGAATTTATTTTAGCACATTAATATTGAGTAAGTATTCCTGGAGATACTCTAGGGGATGATAGATGGACTCAAGGTATTGTTACTAATCACTGTGGTTTTCAGTTTTGGAGCAGAAACACACTTGGCATCTCTAACCCAACTGGACTTCTGATGGGAAAATTACATTCTTCGGGAAGTAATTTAGAAGGTCAAAGAAAAACCAGAAAGAACTTCTCCAGCAGCGATTTCCCCTGCTCTCTAAACTGTCTTTTAGCGCGGTAATAATAACTCCAGAATGAAAGAATCTATTCTCACCTTCCAGATGAAAGAGCtaatgcaatttaaaatttTTGCATGCAAAGATTTTATGGCTTGGTAACCGGCCACACTTGAAAGTGATCCAGGATGGGATGAACACATGAGAGGCTTGGCTGAGCTTGACCCTTTCCTtgtctcctctttctctctcacagACAATGGTGATGACCGGGTTGAGAGCATCCTTGCTGAGAACCACGTGGACAGCACTGGGGGGATGTTGAGcggagccagcagcaggaaaccCATGAAAACAGGCATGAAGGAGCTGGCGGTGATGAGGGAGAAGGTGAACGAGCAGCAGCGGCAGATGGGCAAAGTGGGCAAGGCCCATCACAACCACGAGGACTCAAAGAAGTCACGGATGCCGACAGGCAGggtgagaggaggaggggggggaggcAGAGCACAAGGAGATGCAGAATGCAAAAGTGACATTTACAACAAActgcctttaaaagaaaaaagaagggaggggaaaaaaaaaaaaaaagaaaaagaaaaaagaaaaagaaaagcaaacgtTTATTTTGGCCTGAAGCTGGGGTTGAACACACCATCTGATGAACTTTGATGTGCTGGCGAGGAGGCGttattttcattgcagcttCACAttctgacagcagagctggagaaggGGGGTCTTGCTGGCTCAGCACCAGCCCCCGCAGGGCTGTGAGCATGCTCCTTGCCTGCAACCCAGCTTCTGCACACCCTTTTTTCCTTAAGTAACTCCCCAGGGATGGCCTGGGGGATTTATGGTGTGGGACTCTGCCTGCTGTGCAGACTGAGGGCGTGCCTGAGAGTAGGCTGTGGGGTTGTCAAGAAGCAGGAGGTGCCCAGTATCGTACCTGGCCTCCTGCCCTCCAGTCCTTGGCCATGGTTTCCCTCTAGTGGGCAGCTTGGTCAAGGCAACTAGATGTCACAGGGATGGAAAGCTACCCCCAAAAGCTTTGTAATACATCTCCATAAACACAGGGTGTTTATATCTGAGGAGCACAAGGACAGAGAGGAACTTTGAGAACCTAATCTCCAAGgaacaggcagagcagctgtttgTGGCCTCATCTCCCTAATGTACACTTCATGTGCTGTCCCAGATAAACCTTGCTACTGCAGTCCTTTAGGTCAGATTTAGCTTAACAGGCTGATGTCTGTGGGACAGATGTGGCTCCATGGTATGGTGCTGCTACCATTGGCTTAGGGAGTCCCCACAGTGCTGCCACTTGTctaagaggaaaacagcagatgGCAATGAGGTACAGAGGCTAACACCAGGTGGAATTTAACTGGTCTGCCTTGGCTGGGTCTGAGGGTTGGGGTTAGGTTCTGGGTTGCTCTTTATCACGGGAAGATGTGAGGTTATGACATGGCAAATGGTCACTTTACTAGAACTTacatttggtttttatttattttcttgtcttttttcagACCCCTTGTCAGCAGGAGCTGGATCAGGTCCTGGAGCGCATCTCTACCATGCGGCTGCCGGATGAGCGAGGTCCCCTGGAGCACCTCTACTCCCTCCACATCCCCAACTGTGACAAGCATGGCTTGTACAACCTCAAGCAGGCAAGTAGGGAaagctggagctggctgtgctcctagcagcatccctgtgctcagcactgcatgGAAATTGAGCCCTAATCCTTGGGTGGCAGGAAGCAGGTCCCAGGGTGTGGGGACTGCCTGTCTGCTGTCCAGACCCAAAACATGGGGCAGTTGCATTTCTCTTCAAGTTGTCATCACTAACATGATGAGAGCTGAGCTTCCACTTATCCCTTGTACCTCTGCAGTGTAGTATACCTTTGGTGGTTCCACCACAAATTAAATGATTGTATCATAGTGGTTTCCTAACAAGGGTTACAAGCATCGCTGCACCACTGTCTGCTCCTTTCTCTTGCCTCTTCCTAAATTGAATGTCTGCAGCTTTGCAGGAGGACaagcttgggggggggggggggggatatatTTGTGTGGTATGTGTACAGAGAGTGATGAGAGATGGTTCCTCTGCTCAGTTTGGAAACAGGAGCGTGCTGAAGCTTTTCTGGCATGAGCCTGTCCCAGGAGAGGCTTGTACCTGTGCCCTAactgcttcctttcctctccttttcatCCCCACATCTTCCCTGAACAGTTTTGCCCAGCAAAGCTTTGCAGCCAGGCAAAATCAACCTTACCAGATGCGGGGCTTGGATCAGAGCTGGATGCATGATATCTGCAATGAGAGGAATGGTCACAGGCTCTGGGGACATCAGCAGATGCTGCAGTAGGATCTGCAGCCAGGAGGAAGCTCTCTTAAGCAGCAAAGCACCATCTGGGGGCTGGCTTGCATTGATAGTACCTGGATGCGAGCACCTCTTATGGCTGTGCAGAATGATCTCTTGGAGAAGACCCAGACATCCTGCTGTTTTCATGGCTAAGCCATTTTTGTTTAAGAGTTACTTCCACCCTTTGGTTGGGAGCATTTAttcaaaaaagacaaacacaaaaatggTTAGAAAAGAGCAGATTGCTCTGAGATAATCTTGCTttgtcctttctcttctctgcattATGCAGAAGTTGCACATTGGCCAtagctgcagaaaaagaaaacaaaaacgCTGTCTCTTCCGCCTGCCCTGGGTGAGGACAAACACAGGGCCGTTCCCAGTTTTCCTTCCATCTGGGTTTCCAGAGCTGAGTGTCAGCTCCTTTTCCTTGGTTGGAAACCAGATGCCAATAAAAGCATTCCTGGCTGCTCCCACCTCTTGTGGGTCAGCACAAGGTGGAGGGTGCCTTAGTGTGCTCTCATGCTGGagagcatttttcatttttatattttttaccttttttcccctgctttttaTACCCCTGAACAAGGCTGCAGTCCAGCTGCAGAAAATGGCTTGAATTCAGCTTTGCGGAGTGCATGCCGAGTCTGCTGTGGGGGCTGGATCCTGCTGTGCCGTGTTCAGGGGTGTATTCATTTTGGGTATGGGGGGATGAGCACCAGGTACAAGGTGCCTGCAGCCTTGCCAGGGCAAGGGGTGGATGATAGCCATTACAGCAAGAAACTTCACTCTTACCAGAGCAGGCTTTGGAGTGTAGAGGCCACGTTCATGCTTGCTGTGGTCATTCCTGTGCTGGGATTGAGATCCTGTTCGCAAACATAGCTGAGTTTGTCTGTGGACCTGTGCTGTGATGTTTAGTTTGTTTACTCCGGTTTGCAGACAGAATGAAGCTTATGTAGCTGCTCTATAAGCCTATTTCATCCCTACTCACCCAGGGATTGCTGACCCTGTAGGTGCTTTCACCCacagctgaaagagaaatgtaatttgGGAATGAGCGTCCTCATGGTTTATTGAAATCAGCTCAATGGTCCCATgcataggatcattaaggttggaagagaccactaagatcataTAGTCCAGCCATCCATGGTTTGAGAGAAGAAATTCCAGTCCTCAGCTGGAGTGCCAGAGAAGTGATGCTGCTACAGCACAGGCTTGGTGCAGCATCCTTAAGTCCAAGCCATCTGTGCTGAATCTCCAGAGAAACCATTGGGGGTGATGGTGGTCTTCTCCCTGTATCTCCTCAACTGATTGCTGCCCTGTCCATCTCTCTGCAGTGCAAGATGTCGGTGAATGGGCAGCGTGGTGAGTGCTGGTGCGTGGACCCCATCCATGGGAAGGTGATCCAGGGTGCGCCCACCATCCGCGGGGACCCCGAGTGCCACCTCTTCTACACAGCCCATGAGCAGGAGGACCGGGGAGCACACGCCCTGCGGAGCCAGTAGATGGATGCGATCCTGCTTGCTGTGGCCCCGGTGCTGGATTTTTACATGGGTTTCAGCATGTCTCTTTTAAGCTCTGGAAGAGACCGGGGTTGAGTCCTGtgtgctgccctcctgctgccccagtTTCTGGGGAGGGAAGAGATGACAGGAGgggaagggtgggggggggaggttgcAAGGAGAAGGGACTGCTTTCCTATAGTCTTTTGCCCAATGTCAGCCAGAGAACCAGTCTTTTTTGCTCCTCGCCCCGTGGccctgccctccctgctgctttgTGGCATCTTCCTGCAGGCAAAACACCTTTACCATgggtgggagggggaaagagaaaaaaagaaacaaacaacaaagttccatttccctcttcctccctcccttccccgAGACCAAAGACTGTAAATACTGCCTCTTGTGTCCTGCCTGTCCCCTGTGCATTGGTCCTGGTGTGGGATGTGgtgcaggagggagggaaggaggaaagtcCCCACTTTCCAGTTGGAGAGTGGAAGCGTGATGGGGCTGCGTCCCTCGAGGGGGCATCGCCAGGGGATAGGGATGAGGCAGCCCCCCTGAACCACCCCTGGTTGCAGCCAcccctgctgctctgggaggaTGGGGCCTTTGGGTGACTGTGGAGCTGAATGTTTGGTTTTCTGAGGGGTTTGGAGGGCTGCTGCCCAGTATTTCTTAGGATTGGCTTAAGCTGAGGGAGCTAAAGTGAACTTGCCGGGGCTGGGTGGAAGGATGCCTGTGTAGATTTAGGATAATAAGCCAGGGAgtgtctctctttctttctttctagatAGGAAAAACCCATCTAAAACCTGcactcccagcagctgctcttgtCCCTCCATTTTCGCTTGGGACAAGAGTGAGCATCTGCTTTTCAGCGCACACTTTTTTATTGTAAGTACAGTATATATCATGCTTTGTAAAGGCCCAGACACACGCACCCCTCTGCCCACGTGCATGTTTGTATAGGTTAAATCCAAGCAGTTGCAGGCGCTCTGAGATGTTTTGCACTGGATGTGCCGCTCTGAGGACCGATGTGTCTCTGCCATTACTTCACctgttgatttctttctgtacagAACACACCGACGCTGAGAATAAATAACTTCCCTGTCGCCGAAGCAAGGagactttttcttccttccccccatTTTTAATGTGGATTCAATTTGCAAAACAATTGCAAACATCCTTATCTTTACTACAGTTAAGGGGAGATGTGGAGTTTTTTTGTGGGACCTTGGGCAAGGCTGGGAAGGACCCACAGAGGAGTTGAGGGGTGCTGCCAACATGCTCCCCTTGGGGCTGTGGGACAAACACCACTCACCTGGGGGCTTGGggctggggaaaagaaagcaaaaagcccCAAACTCTGCAGTAATGGGAGTGCTGgggtttgttgctgttttctttcctcctacaccccccctttctttcccaaaaTTTTCCAAGCGCAAAGAGCATGGACAGTTTGTGCAGATTGAACCCCTCGTGTCCTTGCAGGAGTTTGGAAGCGTCagtggaggagaaaaggaaaatgctttgagGCTGTGGTGGGAAAGTGATAGAAAGGAGTGTGTGTATGAGAGAAAGGGGGAGTGAGAATGAATCAGGGAGAAAGAGAACGTACCTGAACGCAGAACTGTGTAACTGTAAAAATGATGCTACCTATCTTCTCTTAACAGCCCACGATGTTCAGCTTTTCCATGTAAACCATGCACGCTCTGGCTGTCAGCTGCAGTttgtactttttgttttgtttaggaaccaggaagttttctttttgtgtttttcttttctctttgggaGAAGCTGAGCTGCATAAAGTTGGAATAAATTAAATGGGATGCCAGAAAACTGTcatcttccccctccccaacctTCTCTATTAAATAGAGCATGTTTTCTTGCCTGATGCATCACACACAAACGAGCTTTTGCCCTGGGGGGTGTTGTAAATGCTGAGCTCaatgagcagcactgggagttTGGTTTTTACCCTTACTGGTCCCAGTTGTGTGAGCTGGGAAGCACTGGTGTCACACTATCCCCTCTCTCTTCCTGCTCTGTGGgtgtttctgcagttctgcacaATACAGCCATGCCTTTGAGTGAGTCCTCTCAAGTCAGCATCTGCCCCACATGTGTGTGGAGGCAGTTTTGCTGCCTGATAGCAGGCAGGCTTGGTGGAAAAGGCTGGTTTTTGGCACACTGTGCTTGCTGGGAGGGGGGCAGTAGGAGTACCCTGTTCAACCTGGGAGCTTTGTTTGCTGCCAGGAGGCTGTATGAGAGCTTTGCAAGGGCAAGAAGTCCCTCTGCCCAACACTGGCACCCCTGGGACTTCAGCAGATATTTGGGTGAAGGTCACCTCCTCCCAGCTTCCCAGTCCCCAGGATTTTGGATGCTTTTCGAGTTGGTGCTTGCAGCCGGCCGTGCTGTCTGTCAGCCAGCAGATGGACCTGTTCTCCAGGGATCAAACTGGCCTTGCtggttttctctctgctgcctgcGCAAAGAGTTCTTGAACTGCAGAGGGAAAAGCTCTGTGGCCAAAAGGAGCTTGGGACGCTATGGCAAAGCAAagaataatgataataattgCAAACCATACTTAAAATTGCAGTGCTGAGGGAAGAGGTTGTGCGTGGCTGGGACTAAACAGGACCCATGGCATGGAATGTGCTGCGGGTGGGCCTGATGGGTGTGGGCTGAAGCTGTCAAGGAACTGGTAGCACAGCCCTGAACTGTCTGTGTGGAAAGCAAGCTTTCAGTGCTGGTCCAACTGACAGTTCAGTGGCAGTGCTTCCCTGCCTGCCAGCACGAATGCCCTGGCGTTAGCTGATTTCCACACCTTGGGCTGTGTATCCATGAGGGGCAGTGGTATACAGGCCCCGGAGTCTGCTCAGACTC
This genomic window from Coturnix japonica isolate 7356 chromosome 7, Coturnix japonica 2.1, whole genome shotgun sequence contains:
- the IGFBP2 gene encoding insulin-like growth factor-binding protein 2 isoform X1 — protein: MALGGVGRGGSVRAAWPRLLLAALAAALALAGPALPEVLFRCPPCTAERLAACSPAARPPCPELVREPGCGCCPVCARLEAEACGVYTPRCAAGLRCYPDPGAELPLQALVQGQGTCARRRDTAEYGASAERPADNGDDRVESILAENHVDSTGGMLSGASSRKPMKTGMKELAVMREKVNEQQRQMGKVGKAHHNHEDSKKSRMPTGRTPCQQELDQVLERISTMRLPDERGPLEHLYSLHIPNCDKHGLYNLKQCKMSVNGQRGECWCVDPIHGKVIQGAPTIRGDPECHLFYTAHEQEDRGAHALRSQ
- the IGFBP2 gene encoding insulin-like growth factor-binding protein 2 isoform X2, producing the protein MHNGDDRVESILAENHVDSTGGMLSGASSRKPMKTGMKELAVMREKVNEQQRQMGKVGKAHHNHEDSKKSRMPTGRTPCQQELDQVLERISTMRLPDERGPLEHLYSLHIPNCDKHGLYNLKQCKMSVNGQRGECWCVDPIHGKVIQGAPTIRGDPECHLFYTAHEQEDRGAHALRSQ